A region from the uncultured Holophaga sp. genome encodes:
- the priA gene encoding primosomal protein N': MVPTRIELARPLPPLTYLAPEGLAPGTRVEVRVRNSRALGVVLGPDPEPPAKLRPIEGPLDPFPLLPPRLRELLDFAGRYYGCGVAHLMQLCLPQGVQADWQTALPDGRRLMELREAGALAELASLGEAWHRGEQALPTLFHRRKLRGAGLTEVRRTELPHPLKVTPTQGRVLSALEEAGGAILEVELLEQVKVSVSVLGTLERQGLIERVKRLDLLAQRRVDVVHKQVELNVEQLRAADAVDLEDFASYLLYGVTGSGKTEVYLELAERTLARRRRVLWLVPEIGLTPRLLARLEGRFPGQVAVGHAGLNATEKQADVLRLLQNECPLFVGVRNAVLAPLRDIGLIIVDEEQEGSYKSEEHPRIHARDLAIKRAQIEGCPVILGSATPSLESWHAAQAGRYRLLRLRERPAGSSLPQVEVVDLRECYKTTRKKVVFSPRLLEALGRTLEKGEQAMLLLNRRGFENFWMCRACGKTLECPHCDISLTYHKGAYRLRCHLCGFEAVPPETCPTCHSEHLRGVGEGTEQIEDQLQALFPAARILRLDRDTTARRGALEAGLLAAEQGEVDILVGTQMLAKGHTFPRLTLVGILNADQGLKVADFRAAERTFHLLTQVAGRAGRAELPGRVVLQTYSPDHPAIVHAVAQNFEGFAQDELPYRQGMGYPPFAALSLYRSEADTPVEAMEVLRQLRSRLETVPGLRILGPLEAPVPRIKDRFRMQLLLKAAARGPLSQAMATAPLAPGGAITLDRDPVSFAG; encoded by the coding sequence ATGGTACCCACCCGCATCGAGCTGGCGCGCCCCCTGCCACCCCTGACCTACTTGGCTCCCGAAGGGCTTGCGCCCGGGACCCGCGTAGAGGTGCGGGTGCGGAACAGTCGGGCCCTGGGCGTGGTGCTGGGGCCCGATCCCGAGCCCCCTGCCAAGCTGCGTCCCATCGAAGGGCCGCTGGACCCCTTCCCCCTCCTGCCGCCGAGGCTGCGCGAGCTGCTGGACTTCGCCGGGCGCTACTACGGGTGCGGAGTGGCCCACCTCATGCAGCTCTGTCTGCCCCAGGGCGTTCAGGCCGATTGGCAGACCGCACTCCCGGACGGGCGCCGCCTGATGGAGCTGCGGGAGGCGGGGGCCCTGGCTGAGCTGGCCAGCCTTGGGGAGGCTTGGCACCGGGGCGAGCAGGCCCTCCCCACGCTCTTCCACCGCAGGAAGCTCCGGGGGGCAGGGCTGACGGAGGTCCGGAGGACAGAACTGCCCCATCCCCTGAAGGTGACCCCCACCCAGGGCAGGGTGCTGAGTGCCCTTGAGGAGGCGGGAGGGGCCATCCTGGAGGTCGAGCTGCTGGAGCAGGTCAAGGTCAGTGTGTCGGTGCTCGGCACCCTGGAGCGCCAGGGGCTCATCGAGCGGGTCAAGCGTCTGGACCTGCTGGCCCAGCGGCGGGTGGATGTCGTCCACAAGCAGGTGGAGCTGAATGTCGAGCAGCTGCGGGCCGCTGATGCGGTGGACCTGGAGGACTTCGCCTCCTACCTTCTCTACGGGGTCACCGGCTCGGGCAAGACCGAGGTCTACCTGGAGCTGGCGGAGCGGACCCTGGCGCGGCGGCGGCGGGTGCTCTGGCTGGTGCCTGAGATCGGGCTCACGCCACGCCTTCTGGCCCGTCTGGAGGGGCGCTTCCCAGGGCAGGTGGCCGTGGGGCACGCGGGGCTCAACGCCACGGAGAAACAGGCGGATGTGCTGCGTCTGCTGCAGAACGAGTGCCCCCTCTTCGTGGGGGTCCGCAATGCGGTGCTGGCCCCCCTGCGGGACATCGGGCTCATTATTGTGGACGAGGAGCAGGAGGGTTCGTACAAGAGCGAGGAGCACCCCCGCATCCATGCCCGAGATCTCGCCATCAAGCGGGCCCAGATCGAGGGCTGCCCGGTGATCCTGGGCAGCGCCACCCCTTCGCTGGAGAGCTGGCACGCCGCTCAGGCGGGGCGTTACCGCCTGCTCCGTCTGCGGGAGCGTCCCGCCGGCAGCTCGCTGCCCCAGGTGGAGGTGGTGGATCTGCGGGAGTGCTACAAGACCACGCGGAAGAAGGTGGTCTTTTCGCCCCGGCTGCTGGAGGCCCTGGGGCGGACCCTGGAAAAGGGGGAGCAGGCCATGCTGCTGCTGAACCGGCGGGGTTTCGAGAACTTCTGGATGTGCCGGGCCTGCGGCAAGACCCTGGAGTGCCCCCACTGTGACATCAGCTTGACCTACCACAAGGGGGCCTATCGCCTGCGGTGTCACCTCTGCGGCTTCGAGGCCGTGCCGCCTGAGACCTGCCCCACATGCCACTCGGAACACCTCCGGGGGGTGGGGGAGGGCACCGAGCAGATCGAGGACCAGCTCCAGGCCCTCTTCCCCGCGGCTCGGATCCTGCGCCTGGACCGGGACACCACGGCTCGCCGAGGGGCCCTGGAGGCGGGGCTCCTGGCGGCGGAGCAGGGGGAGGTGGACATCCTGGTGGGCACCCAGATGCTGGCCAAGGGGCACACCTTTCCGCGCCTCACCCTGGTGGGGATCCTCAACGCGGACCAGGGTCTCAAGGTGGCGGACTTCCGGGCCGCCGAGCGGACCTTCCACCTCCTGACTCAGGTGGCGGGGCGCGCCGGCCGGGCCGAACTCCCGGGACGGGTGGTGCTGCAGACCTATAGCCCGGACCATCCGGCCATCGTCCATGCCGTGGCCCAGAACTTCGAGGGCTTCGCCCAGGATGAGCTGCCCTACCGCCAGGGCATGGGCTATCCGCCTTTCGCGGCCCTCTCCCTCTACCGCTCGGAAGCGGACACCCCGGTGGAGGCCATGGAGGTCCTGCGGCAGCTCCGCAGCCGCCTGGAGACCGTGCCGGGCTTGCGGATCCTGGGGCCCCTGGAGGCCCCGGTGCCCCGGATCAAGGATCGCTTCCGCATGCAGCTCCTCCTCAAGGCCGCCGCCCGGGGGCCCCTCAGCCAGGCCATGGCCACGGCTCCCCTTGCGCCGGGTGGGGCCATCACCCTGGACCGGGATCCCGTCAGCTTCGCCGGTTGA
- a CDS encoding C1 family peptidase: protein MTARRSSSPRYGWVPDLPDHRDFRYALRRMPVEAPKRLPSRVDLSGEPMATPYDQGELGSCTANALAGAFQFDHRRQGLGDLMPSRLFIYYGERELEGSIDSDSGAMIRDGIKVLASQGTPPEELWPYRIDRFAKRPSPKVYDAARENLALSYFRLDNTQLNELLTCLAAGYPFVFGFTVYDSFESPRTTQEGILDMPGEGERVLGGHAVVAVGYDRKAKRFLVRNSYGPQWGDKGHFTIPFDYLTSEDLAADFWTIRTVS from the coding sequence ATGACCGCCCGACGCAGCAGCTCCCCCCGCTATGGCTGGGTCCCCGACCTCCCCGACCACCGCGACTTCCGCTACGCCCTGAGGCGCATGCCCGTGGAGGCCCCCAAGCGGCTCCCCTCCAGGGTGGACCTGAGCGGCGAGCCCATGGCCACCCCTTATGACCAGGGCGAGCTGGGCAGCTGCACGGCCAACGCCCTGGCCGGGGCCTTCCAGTTCGACCACCGGCGGCAGGGCCTCGGTGACCTCATGCCCAGCCGCCTCTTCATCTACTATGGCGAGCGGGAGCTGGAGGGGAGCATCGACAGCGATTCGGGCGCCATGATCCGGGATGGCATCAAGGTACTGGCCAGCCAGGGCACGCCTCCTGAAGAACTCTGGCCCTACCGCATCGACCGCTTCGCCAAGCGCCCCAGCCCCAAGGTCTATGATGCCGCCAGGGAGAATCTGGCCCTCAGCTACTTCCGCCTGGACAACACCCAGCTGAACGAGCTGCTCACCTGTCTGGCGGCGGGCTATCCCTTCGTCTTCGGCTTCACGGTCTACGACAGCTTCGAGTCTCCCAGGACCACCCAGGAGGGGATCCTGGACATGCCCGGCGAGGGGGAACGGGTGCTGGGGGGCCATGCCGTGGTGGCCGTGGGCTACGACCGCAAGGCCAAGCGTTTCCTGGTGCGGAACTCCTACGGCCCCCAGTGGGGCGACAAGGGGCACTTCACCATCCCCTTCGACTACCTCACCAGTGAGGACCTCGCCGCGGACTTCTGGACCATCCGCACCGTCAGCTGA
- a CDS encoding MFS transporter produces MPSSAFPSSFWNANLTELFERAAYYAMASFVVIYLGQLGFGDTWPSVINGSVLWFLVYFLPILSGAVADQVGFKRSLLVACVLLALGYFLMGYPVWFGGRQLQPAMSRMVTVDWGTTLTILSAVLLIGVGGSIVKPCIAGTVQKTAGKRSTLGFGIFYMIINIGSLVGRLVAYRVRHAPGTGLSVIFAVSAVASGVAFLVVLLLYREPDLEMGESQAKPRKSVGEILSGMVLALKSPRFLVFILVSSGFFFIYNQVYNLLPIYTKRTIELSPAMDLYTAANPLVIVLFQLLITKAFGKLPPIKSIVVGIILIGLSMLVNLVPLFMPGGVTRDVALGHLALPMGSLFITLTVGLIAFGELFNSSRLYEYLGSLSPKGQEGLYLGYANLPLAIGSLVGGWGGAWIFNRIMARGAVELPNGLLKLDTAAATLGWVILAGLGLLSALSMALYNRWLQRQVVQGA; encoded by the coding sequence ATGCCGTCGTCCGCCTTCCCCTCCAGCTTCTGGAACGCCAACCTCACCGAGCTCTTCGAGCGCGCCGCCTACTACGCCATGGCGAGCTTCGTGGTGATCTATCTGGGCCAGCTGGGCTTCGGTGATACCTGGCCCAGCGTCATCAACGGCTCGGTGCTCTGGTTCCTGGTGTACTTCCTGCCGATCCTCTCGGGTGCGGTGGCGGACCAGGTGGGCTTCAAGCGCTCCCTCCTGGTGGCCTGCGTGCTGCTGGCCCTGGGCTACTTCCTCATGGGCTACCCGGTCTGGTTCGGGGGGCGCCAGCTCCAGCCGGCCATGTCCAGGATGGTGACCGTGGACTGGGGCACCACCCTCACCATCCTGTCGGCGGTGCTGCTCATCGGGGTGGGCGGGAGCATCGTCAAGCCCTGCATCGCCGGCACAGTCCAGAAGACCGCGGGGAAGCGCAGCACCCTGGGCTTCGGCATCTTCTACATGATCATCAACATCGGCAGTCTGGTGGGACGCCTGGTGGCCTACCGGGTGCGCCACGCGCCGGGCACCGGGCTGAGCGTCATCTTCGCCGTCAGCGCCGTCGCCTCGGGCGTGGCCTTCCTGGTGGTGCTCCTGCTCTACCGGGAACCTGACCTGGAGATGGGTGAAAGCCAGGCCAAGCCCCGCAAGTCCGTGGGGGAGATCCTCTCAGGCATGGTGCTGGCCCTGAAGAGCCCGCGCTTCCTGGTCTTCATCCTGGTCTCCAGCGGCTTCTTCTTCATCTACAACCAGGTCTACAACCTCCTGCCCATCTACACGAAGCGGACCATCGAGCTGAGCCCGGCCATGGACCTCTACACCGCCGCCAATCCGCTGGTGATCGTCCTCTTCCAGCTCCTCATCACCAAAGCCTTCGGCAAGCTGCCCCCCATCAAGTCCATCGTGGTGGGCATCATCCTCATCGGCCTCTCCATGCTGGTGAATCTGGTACCCCTCTTCATGCCCGGCGGGGTCACCCGCGACGTGGCCCTGGGCCATCTGGCCCTCCCCATGGGTAGCCTCTTCATCACCCTCACGGTGGGCCTCATCGCCTTCGGCGAGCTCTTCAACTCCAGCCGTCTCTACGAGTACCTGGGCTCCCTCAGCCCCAAGGGGCAGGAGGGCCTCTACCTGGGCTACGCCAACCTCCCCCTGGCCATCGGGAGCCTGGTGGGGGGCTGGGGCGGGGCCTGGATCTTCAACCGGATCATGGCCCGGGGGGCGGTGGAGCTGCCCAACGGCCTGTTGAAGCTCGATACCGCCGCCGCCACCCTAGGCTGGGTCATCCTGGCGGGGCTGGGCCTCCTCAGCGCCCTGAGCATGGCCCTCTACAACCGGTGGCTCCAGAGGCAGGTCGTCCAGGGCGCCTAG
- a CDS encoding UvrD-helicase domain-containing protein, producing the protein MHPSGHPLLQNLNPQQQEAVQHAQGPLLILAGAGSGKTTVITRRIAWLVEEVGVRPSSILAVTFTNKAAEEMRERVQKLVSVPVEQLWVSTFHSFCTRILRREGERTPIGRDFVIFDPSDQRSLVKQVLTELKLPEKQFHPRKVLEMISDFKNRCLLPEEAREEAVDPWTRKLVEAYALYQKGLRQQKASDFDDLLLYTERLFREPVMQEVYAERFKYLLVDEYQDTNKAQYLLVRHLAERHHNLCVVGDEDQSIYGWRGADIRNILDFQRDFPEAVQIKLEQNYRSTQKILDAASTVIANNSQRLGKTLWTDLGHGEHLSFNLAQEGRLEAEWVVQKILSHRAQAPGGKIAVLYRANWQSRQLEEALRAVNVPYKLVGGTKFYERQEVKDLLAYLRLACNPFDLVSFRRAIAAPSRGVGPTTLAKIEAAIPEMGTALEGTIALLKAGELKGRAQREMTRFVELFRRAATELTAQGLSSFVRWMLVESGYVQMLEEEATLESEGRLRNLEEFVSAAADSEGQGLRLAEFLDRVSLASDADQVEEAAQLSLMTIHCAKGLEFPVVFLVGMEEDVFPNRNARDTDDGLEEERRLFYVAITRAQQRLYLTAARRRRIFGQEVLGMPSRFLRELPPEVLENPIRWGTELYQAGQGVSASRMAPRGGGGASVASELSRIRGFFDKVKAASGAGEDRPVPEAAAESPAPPASGLDEPQDVPATPGTVFARGARVRSPRFGRGVITSVTGSGDMLTYTIRFAEAGEKRIVARFGMLEAEG; encoded by the coding sequence ATGCATCCATCCGGGCACCCTCTCCTCCAGAACCTGAACCCCCAACAGCAGGAAGCCGTCCAGCATGCCCAAGGACCGCTGCTGATCCTGGCGGGGGCCGGTTCGGGCAAGACGACGGTGATCACCCGGCGCATCGCCTGGCTGGTCGAGGAGGTGGGGGTGCGGCCCTCCTCCATCCTTGCCGTGACTTTCACCAACAAGGCCGCCGAGGAAATGCGGGAGCGTGTCCAGAAGCTGGTCTCGGTGCCGGTCGAGCAGCTCTGGGTGAGCACATTCCACAGCTTCTGCACCCGGATCCTTCGCCGGGAGGGGGAGCGTACCCCCATCGGCCGGGACTTCGTCATCTTCGATCCCTCGGACCAGCGGAGTCTGGTCAAGCAGGTGCTCACAGAGCTGAAGCTGCCGGAGAAGCAGTTCCATCCCCGGAAGGTCCTGGAGATGATCTCCGACTTCAAGAACCGATGCCTGCTCCCCGAAGAGGCCCGGGAGGAGGCCGTGGATCCCTGGACCCGCAAGCTGGTGGAGGCCTATGCCCTCTATCAGAAGGGGCTCCGTCAGCAGAAGGCCTCTGACTTCGATGACCTGCTGCTCTACACGGAGCGCCTCTTCCGGGAGCCCGTGATGCAGGAGGTCTACGCCGAGCGCTTCAAATACCTCCTGGTGGACGAGTATCAGGACACCAACAAGGCTCAGTACCTCTTGGTGAGGCATCTGGCGGAACGCCACCACAATCTATGTGTTGTGGGGGATGAGGATCAGTCGATCTATGGCTGGCGAGGGGCCGACATCCGCAACATCCTGGACTTCCAGCGGGACTTCCCCGAGGCCGTCCAGATCAAGCTGGAGCAGAACTACCGCTCCACCCAGAAGATCCTGGATGCCGCCAGCACCGTCATCGCCAACAACTCCCAGCGACTGGGCAAGACCCTCTGGACCGACCTGGGGCACGGCGAGCACCTGAGTTTCAACCTGGCCCAGGAGGGGCGCCTGGAGGCTGAGTGGGTGGTGCAGAAGATCCTGTCCCACCGGGCCCAGGCCCCCGGGGGCAAGATCGCAGTGCTCTATCGTGCCAACTGGCAGTCCCGGCAGCTGGAAGAGGCCCTGCGAGCGGTCAATGTCCCCTACAAGCTGGTGGGGGGCACCAAGTTCTACGAGCGCCAGGAGGTCAAGGACCTGCTGGCCTACCTGCGTCTGGCCTGCAACCCCTTTGATCTGGTGAGCTTCCGGCGGGCCATCGCCGCCCCCAGCCGGGGGGTGGGGCCCACCACTCTTGCCAAAATCGAGGCAGCCATCCCCGAGATGGGTACGGCTCTGGAGGGTACCATCGCCCTTCTGAAGGCCGGGGAGCTCAAGGGGCGGGCCCAGCGGGAGATGACCCGGTTTGTGGAACTCTTCCGCCGGGCGGCCACGGAACTCACGGCCCAGGGGCTGAGCTCCTTTGTCCGCTGGATGCTGGTGGAGTCCGGCTATGTGCAGATGCTGGAGGAGGAGGCGACCCTGGAGTCCGAGGGGCGCCTGCGCAACCTGGAAGAGTTTGTTTCCGCCGCCGCCGACTCGGAAGGCCAGGGCCTGCGCCTGGCGGAGTTCCTGGATCGGGTGAGCCTGGCCTCCGATGCTGACCAGGTGGAGGAGGCTGCCCAGCTCTCCCTCATGACCATCCACTGCGCCAAGGGCTTGGAGTTCCCGGTGGTGTTCCTGGTGGGCATGGAGGAGGATGTCTTCCCCAACCGCAACGCCCGGGACACCGACGACGGGCTGGAGGAGGAGCGGCGGCTCTTCTATGTGGCCATCACCCGCGCCCAGCAGCGGCTATACCTCACCGCCGCCCGCCGCCGCCGGATCTTCGGGCAGGAGGTCCTGGGTATGCCCAGCCGTTTCCTGCGGGAACTGCCCCCGGAGGTGCTGGAGAACCCCATCCGCTGGGGAACAGAGCTCTACCAGGCAGGGCAGGGGGTGAGCGCCTCTCGCATGGCCCCTCGGGGTGGGGGCGGAGCCTCGGTGGCCAGCGAGCTCAGCCGCATCCGGGGCTTCTTCGACAAGGTGAAGGCTGCATCGGGGGCCGGGGAAGACCGTCCGGTCCCCGAAGCCGCAGCGGAGTCCCCAGCCCCACCCGCCTCCGGTCTGGACGAGCCCCAGGATGTTCCTGCCACCCCTGGCACTGTCTTCGCCCGGGGGGCGCGGGTCCGCAGCCCCCGCTTCGGCCGGGGCGTTATCACCTCGGTCACCGGCAGCGGAGACATGCTCACCTACACCATCCGCTTCGCCGAGGCCGGCGAGAAGCGTATCGTGGCGCGCTTCGGGATGCTGGAGGCGGAGGGCTGA
- a CDS encoding sigma 54-interacting transcriptional regulator — MKVPVQTDWIRTRGEFSAIAFLESLLAEAAPKWTEGLQRSLAEIRTLADFSVLADYLHDGVQILDGQGRLTYVNEPFVRLTGIAREECIGKGALALVKGGLLSDAAVPGVLKSRAKGNAMVDCPRTGRKLLSTANPIFDPSGAIEAVVVVDRDMTELASVKAELEANNRKKALMLDHLKRSHQSQGFIGESAPVREMLRLVQQVAPLDATVLITGETGTGKEVIANAIYTQSRRQDGPFIKVNCAAIPANLLEAELFGYEKGAFTGAVSTGRIGLFELADKGALLLDEIGEMPLELQPKLLRALQDREITRVGGGRPIKLDVRLLAATHCQLLELVRQGRFREDLYYRLAVFPIQIPPLRSREGDVELLVRHFLETYGAKYGKELSLSEGGMALLRAYGWPGNVRELINVVERLVIVGEGGSTVEEERIRALVDVGGGRVEASKGGLRASLDLLEGELLRQALAKGGSTRAAAELLDIDQASVVRKARKHGIRLKPH, encoded by the coding sequence ATGAAGGTGCCTGTGCAGACGGATTGGATAAGGACCCGGGGGGAGTTCTCGGCCATCGCCTTCCTGGAGTCCCTTCTGGCGGAGGCGGCGCCGAAGTGGACCGAGGGCTTACAACGAAGCCTGGCGGAGATCCGCACGTTGGCAGACTTCTCGGTGCTGGCGGACTACCTCCATGACGGGGTCCAGATTCTGGATGGCCAGGGGCGATTGACCTATGTGAACGAGCCCTTCGTCAGGCTGACCGGGATCGCTCGGGAGGAGTGCATCGGCAAGGGGGCCCTGGCCCTGGTGAAGGGGGGGCTGCTCAGTGATGCCGCAGTCCCGGGCGTCCTGAAGAGCCGCGCCAAGGGCAATGCCATGGTGGACTGCCCCCGGACGGGCCGGAAGCTTCTCAGTACGGCCAATCCCATATTCGACCCGAGCGGCGCCATCGAGGCGGTGGTGGTGGTGGACCGGGATATGACGGAGCTCGCCTCGGTGAAGGCGGAGCTGGAGGCCAACAACCGGAAGAAGGCCCTGATGCTGGATCACCTCAAGCGGAGCCACCAGTCCCAGGGCTTCATCGGGGAGAGTGCCCCGGTGCGGGAGATGCTGCGCCTGGTTCAGCAGGTGGCGCCCCTGGATGCCACCGTGCTCATCACCGGGGAGACGGGGACCGGCAAGGAGGTGATCGCCAACGCGATCTACACCCAGAGTCGGCGCCAGGACGGCCCCTTCATCAAGGTCAACTGCGCGGCGATTCCCGCCAACCTCCTGGAGGCGGAGCTCTTCGGCTACGAAAAGGGCGCCTTCACCGGGGCCGTCTCCACGGGGCGGATCGGGCTCTTCGAACTGGCGGACAAGGGCGCCCTGCTGCTGGACGAGATCGGGGAGATGCCCCTGGAGCTCCAGCCCAAGCTGCTGCGCGCCCTGCAGGACCGGGAGATCACCCGGGTCGGGGGCGGAAGGCCCATCAAGCTGGACGTGCGCCTGCTGGCGGCCACCCACTGCCAGCTGCTGGAGCTGGTGAGGCAGGGGCGCTTCCGGGAGGACCTCTACTACCGATTGGCGGTGTTCCCCATCCAGATTCCCCCGCTGCGGAGCCGGGAGGGGGATGTGGAGCTCCTGGTGCGTCACTTCCTGGAGACCTACGGGGCGAAGTACGGAAAGGAACTGTCGCTGTCCGAGGGGGGCATGGCCCTGCTGCGGGCCTATGGCTGGCCGGGCAATGTGCGCGAGCTGATCAATGTGGTCGAGCGGCTCGTCATCGTGGGGGAAGGGGGCTCCACGGTGGAGGAGGAGCGCATCCGGGCCCTGGTGGATGTGGGGGGTGGACGGGTGGAGGCGAGCAAGGGAGGTCTCCGGGCCTCCCTGGACCTCCTGGAGGGGGAGCTGTTGAGGCAGGCCCTCGCCAAGGGGGGAAGCACCCGGGCTGCGGCCGAGCTGCTGGACATCGACCAGGCCTCGGTGGTGCGGAAGGCCCGCAAGCATGGGATCCGCTTGAAGCCCCATTGA
- a CDS encoding EthD domain-containing protein, translated as MPIKLMAASRRRPGLTRAEYFRYIEQYHGTVARLEPFRIAKYIQNHVIDGAFGLLSDRKHQCKTQDREAVVDLHFNCFPDLVASLDTGGDKPSRAAMDGQYFADEPTNILVMAEEFEMPVTNPMPTFNPGLGEPGYGAVRVLHYVMRRPEVFPQDFHRLWEQAHAEAYAKSPYAQEMFRKVVANRRCRVNDNDGPARKHFGMIDPPIYDLVTAITLDSMEQAGAFRQYLEALQASTLGFANWSESFFLYTRPVRIIDNTPLNV; from the coding sequence ATGCCCATCAAACTGATGGCTGCGTCCCGGCGCCGCCCGGGCCTGACCCGGGCGGAGTATTTCCGCTACATCGAGCAGTACCACGGCACGGTGGCGCGCCTCGAGCCCTTCCGGATCGCCAAGTACATCCAGAACCATGTGATCGATGGGGCCTTCGGCCTCCTCTCGGATCGCAAGCACCAGTGCAAGACCCAGGACCGGGAGGCGGTGGTGGACCTCCACTTCAACTGCTTCCCCGACCTGGTGGCGAGCCTGGATACCGGCGGCGATAAGCCCTCCCGGGCGGCCATGGATGGTCAGTACTTCGCCGATGAGCCCACCAACATCCTGGTGATGGCCGAAGAGTTCGAGATGCCCGTCACCAACCCCATGCCGACCTTCAACCCCGGCCTCGGGGAGCCCGGCTACGGTGCGGTCCGGGTCCTCCACTACGTCATGCGGCGCCCTGAGGTGTTCCCCCAGGATTTCCATCGCCTCTGGGAGCAGGCCCACGCCGAGGCCTATGCGAAGTCTCCCTATGCCCAGGAGATGTTCCGGAAGGTGGTGGCCAACCGCCGCTGCCGGGTCAATGACAACGACGGGCCCGCCCGCAAGCACTTCGGCATGATCGACCCCCCGATTTATGACCTGGTCACCGCCATCACCCTGGACTCCATGGAGCAGGCCGGAGCCTTCCGCCAGTACCTCGAGGCGCTGCAGGCCTCCACCCTTGGCTTCGCCAACTGGTCCGAGTCGTTTTTCCTCTACACCCGCCCGGTCCGGATCATCGACAACACGCCCCTCAACGTCTGA
- a CDS encoding hydrolase: MNKNLPEWKAQKAYDQNFADTKIKATRPDLTAEEKARPFAKYYYEDIKQPDPAHYAAMDQPMDPAQSFGPEDINRLLDVEALEKGVEVGWCWRPDGSGYIANKIFYPGVTAEMVDWWFAWHPLEDLRYRIWYPPQHGGIHLSPIDRARILDPQVPNREKNWGVTHHVTENCDNGMDNIDIIFSSPEQMGFDMTRFPKVIATMAGGMGWQCPVEKDDLTITAPATMCHVFYEVPGGIIHRTRFWMGVRPLPGGGYECILPAGIKVPQEAVQGLARHNVKEFSRFGDMLPRIYKEFGHSMFC, translated from the coding sequence ATGAACAAGAACCTCCCTGAGTGGAAGGCCCAGAAGGCCTACGACCAGAACTTCGCCGACACGAAGATCAAGGCCACCCGCCCCGATCTCACTGCAGAGGAGAAGGCCCGCCCCTTCGCGAAGTACTACTACGAAGACATCAAGCAGCCCGATCCCGCCCACTATGCAGCCATGGACCAGCCCATGGATCCCGCCCAGTCCTTCGGCCCCGAAGACATCAACCGTCTCCTGGATGTCGAGGCGCTGGAGAAGGGGGTCGAGGTGGGCTGGTGCTGGCGGCCGGATGGCTCCGGCTACATCGCCAACAAGATCTTCTACCCCGGCGTCACCGCCGAGATGGTGGACTGGTGGTTCGCCTGGCACCCCCTGGAGGACCTCCGCTACCGCATCTGGTACCCCCCTCAGCACGGGGGCATCCACCTGAGCCCCATCGACCGGGCCCGGATCCTGGACCCCCAGGTGCCCAACCGGGAGAAGAACTGGGGCGTCACCCACCATGTGACCGAGAACTGCGACAACGGCATGGACAACATCGACATCATCTTCTCCTCCCCGGAGCAGATGGGCTTCGACATGACCCGCTTCCCCAAGGTCATCGCCACCATGGCCGGTGGGATGGGGTGGCAGTGCCCGGTGGAGAAGGATGACCTGACCATCACCGCCCCCGCCACCATGTGCCACGTCTTCTACGAGGTGCCCGGGGGGATCATCCACCGCACCCGCTTCTGGATGGGGGTGCGTCCCCTCCCCGGCGGCGGTTACGAGTGCATCCTGCCCGCTGGCATCAAGGTCCCCCAGGAGGCCGTGCAGGGGCTGGCCCGGCACAACGTCAAGGAATTCTCCCGGTTCGGGGACATGCTGCCCCGCATCTACAAGGAGTTCGGCCACAGCATGTTCTGCTGA